The window TGCGGATGGTGTCGGGGATCGGCTGGCCGTTCTCGGCGGCCTCGACGATCCCGCCCATGCCGGGGATGCTCGCCACCATCCGGGTGAGCGCGTTGGGGACGATCGCGTTCGCGGTGATGTTCAGCCGGGCCAGCTCCATCGCCCAGGTGCGCGCGAACGCGGCGATGCCCGCCTTGGCGGCGGCGTAGTTGGTCTGGCCGAAGTTGCCGCGCTGGCCGGCGATCGAGGAGACCACGAGGATGCGGCCGCCCTCGCCCTGCTCCCTCATCCGGTTCACCGCGGCGCGGACGCAGGTGAAGGTGCCGCGGAGGTGGGTGGAGATGACCGAGTCGAAGTCGTCGTCGGTCATCTTCCAGAGCACCCGGTCGCGGAGGATCCCGGCGTTGGTGCACATGATGTCGAGCCGCCCGAAGGCCTCGACGGCGCGCCCGACGAGCTGGTCGGCGGCCTCGGCGGTGCCCACCGGAACCACCTCGGCGACGGCGCGGCCGCCGGCGTCGGTGATCGAGGTCACCGCCTCCTGGGCGACGTCGGCGTCGACATCGTTCACCACCACCGCCGCGCCGGCGTCGGCGAGTGCCCTGGCGTAGGCCCGGCCGATCCCCCGGCCGCTGCCGGTCACCACCGCCACCTTCCCGTCGAGCGAGATCGTCATGGGATTCCGTGTCTCCTGGTCGAGGGGTCCTGCGGCCGCGGTTCGCCC is drawn from Candidatus Dormiibacterota bacterium and contains these coding sequences:
- a CDS encoding SDR family NAD(P)-dependent oxidoreductase; the encoded protein is MTISLDGKVAVVTGSGRGIGRAYARALADAGAAVVVNDVDADVAQEAVTSITDAGGRAVAEVVPVGTAEAADQLVGRAVEAFGRLDIMCTNAGILRDRVLWKMTDDDFDSVISTHLRGTFTCVRAAVNRMREQGEGGRILVVSSIAGQRGNFGQTNYAAAKAGIAAFARTWAMELARLNITANAIVPNALTRMVASIPGMGGIVEAAENGQPIPDTIRKGWGMGLPEDVAPLAVFLASDQAAGITGQCIGMGGDKLALWSHPKEISVAYSEGRWTPEAIAEAWQTAVGLQPETYGISFLQKQ